The following proteins come from a genomic window of Fusobacterium sp.:
- a CDS encoding TIGR01212 family radical SAM protein (This family includes YhcC from E. coli K-12, an uncharacterized radical SAM protein.): MNNRKRYNSLDNYFKNTFGEKIYKVSLDGGFTCPNRDGTLSTEGCIFCSESGSGDFGGSRKLSISEQINEQLKLIEKKFPSGKVIAYFQNFTNTYGNVEYLRKVYYEALAHPRVIGLAIATRPDCLEDNVIELLDEINNKYFLWIELGLQTINEKVAEVINRQYPLKTYEKAAEKLKKHSIKFVTHIIIGLPGEKEEDSLNTAIFSEKCGTWGIKLHLLHIIKNTELEKYYKANELKIQKKDEYVKKVVKILQNISYNIVIHRLTGDGNKDTLEAPLWSLNKRDVLNSIEKEMKMGNLYQGGTEI, encoded by the coding sequence ATGAATAATAGAAAAAGATATAATTCTTTAGATAATTATTTTAAAAATACTTTTGGAGAAAAAATATATAAAGTTTCATTAGATGGAGGATTTACCTGTCCAAACAGAGATGGGACTTTAAGTACTGAAGGGTGCATATTCTGTAGTGAAAGTGGCAGTGGTGATTTTGGTGGAAGCAGAAAATTATCTATTAGTGAACAGATAAATGAACAATTAAAACTTATAGAAAAAAAATTTCCTTCTGGAAAAGTCATAGCTTACTTTCAAAATTTTACTAATACTTATGGAAATGTTGAATATTTAAGAAAAGTATATTATGAAGCTTTAGCTCATCCCAGAGTTATAGGGCTGGCTATTGCTACCAGACCAGACTGCTTAGAAGATAATGTAATAGAATTATTGGATGAAATAAATAATAAATATTTTTTATGGATAGAGCTTGGACTTCAGACTATAAATGAAAAAGTTGCAGAAGTTATCAATAGACAATATCCTTTAAAAACTTATGAAAAAGCAGCAGAAAAATTAAAAAAACATAGTATAAAATTTGTTACTCATATAATTATAGGGCTTCCAGGAGAAAAAGAAGAAGACTCTTTAAATACAGCCATATTTTCTGAGAAATGTGGGACATGGGGTATAAAGTTACATTTACTGCATATTATAAAAAACACTGAATTAGAAAAATATTATAAGGCAAATGAATTAAAAATACAAAAAAAAGATGAATATGTGAAAAAAGTAGTTAAAATATTACAAAATATATCGTATAATATAGTTATACATAGATTGACAGGAGATGGAAATAAAGATACACTGGAAGCACCATTATGGAGTCTTAATAAAAGAGATGTTTTAAATAGTATTGAAAAAGAAATGAAAATGGGAAATTTATACCAAGGGGGAACTGAAATTTAA